Genomic DNA from Dysidea avara chromosome 10, odDysAvar1.4, whole genome shotgun sequence:
TGTCTTACAActtctaataacaataacattgacatcattgcagtcatgcATGTACCAGTGCTATGTATATTAGGTAGCATTTTAGTGAAACATTTGTCAGTTTTGTATGACCTACAATGGCTTAATCAATTATTTTATAGTTGTACTTACATACACAGTTATCGTTAAGAAAATGctaatatatatgtaatagttataccatggctgtgaggacttttgctaatatatatacctgaaccccgagggccgcaggcccaagggGTAAGGGTGTATacatcagcaaaatcccaacacagttgtgatatatatcacttatatcaCTCAGGGCatactcacctgataggtgaaagaactacagatcactcaccccatttgttttatacactagcatctAATGATCGATTGTGTTTCAATTATGTGGGCAAATAATTCTCAGAACATTATTCCTAAGTAATTACATTTCAACACACACCAGGaactttgattgtgggattgatttatatataatatatatctaatcaaaaacagccaagctgtaaaaaaatgtgtggtccctaaaaaggccatggtgaaaaagatgtgaaatccaaggtggcagccaagaaatggctgtgatggtaggttaatggtaaaaattttaataacaattcatgtgaatttgtgtttcggcaccaaattcacctgaattgtcattattaaaatttttaccattaacctaccatcacagccatttcttggccaccaccttggatttcacatcttttttcaccatggcctttttaggggccgcacatttttttacagcttggctgtttttgattagatatcacttctttttgtatttgcatacccaaaagctagccataggccggctttggggctttttaacctatcctttttctttaccacaggaagaataaaaagacaaagcagattttttatacttcaactgtttttgattttatcagtaattatatacatatatttattacatgtctattattccctactggataacttgttcgcagccGATCTCtttactaagggacttgaaatgtagctgaactctctacaggttgatttgtttgtagctgaactctctacagggtgatttgtttgcagctgaactctctacagggtgatttgtttatagaagaactctctaaaggatggtttctttgtcactgatctctctacaaggtgacttgtttctagctgactctctacaagatgacttcctctagctgatctctcaacaaggtgacttgtatctagctgaactatctacaggatgatctgtttgtaactgaaatctctacagggtgacttgattctagctgatctctctatatggtgacCTTAgtgtgacttttatctagctgaacactctacagcgtgatttatttacagctgaactttctacagggtgatttatttgcagctgaactctatgcagggtgatttgtttgtatagctgaactctctacaggatggtttctttgtagctgaactctctacaaggtgacttgcttctagctgatctctctagacggtaacttcttctagctgatctctctacagggtgacttgtatagctgaactctctacagggtgatctgtttatagctgagggtgatttgtttgtagctgaactctctacaggatggtttctttgtagctggtctctacaaggtgacttgtttctagctgatctatctacaaggtgacttctcctactacagggtgacttgtatatatagctgaactatttagaggatgatctgtttgtagttgaattctctaaaggatgacttgtttctagctgatctctctatagggtaactagtttctagctgaactctctacagagtgggttctttgttgctgaactctctacaaggtgacttcttctagctgctgacctctctatagggtgatctgatgtctctgcagggtgacttatatcttgttgaactctctacagggtgatttgtttgtatcaaaactatctacagggtgattttttatacctgaactttctacagggtgacttgtttgtagctgaactctcttccgggtgatctgatctctctacagggggtgatttgtttgtaactgatctcatGGGTAgattgtttgtaagtgaactctctacaaggtgatttgtttgtaattgatttctctacagggtaatttgtttgtagcttaactctctacaaggtgatttgttgtagctgaactctctacagggtgatgtgtttctagctgatctctctacagggtgattttttttgtagctgatctctctacagggtgatttgtttgtagctgatctctctacagggtgattttttttgtagctgatctctctacagggtgatttggttgtagttgatctctctacagtgggtaatttgtttgtaactgaaatctctacaggttgatttgtttgtagctgaagtctctacaaggtgttttgtttgtagctgatctttctacagattgatttgtttgtagctgaactctctacagagtgatttgtttgtagctgaactctctacaggatggtttctttgtcactgaactctctacaaggtgacttattttctagctgatctctctacaagatgacttcctctagctgatctctctacaaggtgatttgtatctagctgaactatctacaggatgatctgtttgtaactgaattctctacagggtgacttgtttctagctgatctctctatagggtaacttgtttctacctgaactctctacagagtgggttctttgtagctgaactctctacaaggtgacttcttctagctgatctctctatagggtgacctgatctctctgtagggtgacttttatctagctgaactctctacagggtgattcgtttgtagctgaactctctacagggtaatttatttgcagctgaactctatgcagggtggtttctttgtagctgaactctctaaaggtgacttgcttctagctcatctctctagacggtgacttgtatagctgaactctctacagggtgatctgttcatagctgaactctctagagggtgatttgtttgtagttgaaatctcgtgtttcaaactgatctcactgtagggtaacttgtttgtagttgaaccctctacaggatggtttctttgtagctgaactctctacagagtgatttttttgtagctgaactctatatagggtgatttgcttgtacctgaacttctacagggtgatttttttatagctgaatgctctgcagggtgatttgtttgtagttgatctctctacagggtttctttgcagctgagatctctacagggtgacttcttctagctgagctctctcttgtttctagctgatcactctacagagtaacttgtttgtatagctgaactctttacagggtggttttttggttgctgaactctctacacagtgacttgtttgtagcaaaattctctacagagtgacttgtatgtagctgaattctctacagagtgacttacttgtagctgaccattgtataaactataaagtgacttgtctgtagctgaaatctctacagggttacttgtttgcagctgatctctatagggtaacttgtttgtatagatgaactctctacagggtagtttctttgtagctgaactctctccacagtgacttgtttgtagctaaattctctagagagtgtagccgaactctctacagggtgcatgacttgtttatagctgaactctcttcagtgtaacttgcaatgttctgattcttctgaatcattacagcgatatatttttagctgaagtctctatagggtgacttgtttcttactgaactgtctataaaattacagctgaactccctacagaataacttgcaatgtaatagaattctataatgaagtaaacaaattagctgaatgctctattagggtgactgttctattagagtatctcgatctcgcatttgctacacggagttggctttcggatcataactcagtggtttgtaatccgattcttctgtactgctgcaaggactttctatgaagattattccagctatacaccgattttcagctcattgctctaagcggtttgcctagtaggcgtgaaaactaatacttttttattcataaaaatcgatcgcgtaattgtgacacaggttgggttttgtatcatatctccatagtccttatctcgattcctttcaaaccaccaaaaggcactcctacgatggttactccatctacatagcaattttcaactcattccatgcaGCGGtctaccctgtaggcgtgacaacaaatcgatcttgttttacgcgaataatcggtcataaatcctgaaccacTCCTCGAATttccaccaaatttgatactacgattcgcctttggactcctttttgtgtgccaaatttcaaggcgatcggagtacggtttttcgttttatagcaatttttgcaagtgtgcaaaaagacaaagaagaaaaaaaaaacgaaaaaaatcgaaactttggcagctcgtatctcggaaatggctggagcgatttccttcaaatttggatgtAGACTCCCATAGCTGGCGGgtaactctgtagcaaatttggttccaatcgaataagggatcaccgagatacaaaggtgtgaaaatcgcgtttactttcttcctggtaatatactcatggtgtggcgcgccggcttcttgggccgcacgacacactaccgtgtgtcttgatatatatatatatgtgtgtgtgtgtgtgtgtttgtgtgtgtgtgtgtgtgtgtgtttgtgtgtgtgtgtgtgtgtgtgtgtgtgtgtgtgtgtgtgtgtgtgtgtgtgtgtgtgtgtgtgtatgatgtGCAGTATGCATAGTAGTATGTTATCGTGATACAATGTCTTAgttgttataatattattaatttgaCTGTGCATATACTTTGAGTTTTTCTGCCCTACTTGTGTGTTAGCCAAGTGATATTGTTGTACATCAAATCTTGTAGCTTATGATGTTGAAGAACCACCTGCGTACAAAGACTTATACCCACAGAATGTTCTTATACCTGCTTCACCTCCACCATATACTGCCTCATCAACTCACAGTGCCACTTCTGATCAAGCTATTGCATCTAGTAATGCTACAAATGTTAGAGTGATCATACAACCAGAAAACTCTAGATCTCAACAGACATCTTCACGTTATCAGGTAAAAATGTTTGGTGGAAATTGTCATAATAAccacaagttaaaggaaaaattagaatcagggattaaatgttcgctagtctatctggaggtgtaggcaacctcccttgtttccttactttttttctatgacccctaatcgaacttaaaatttctaatttttcctttaacttgtttgtttacttttttgtaacattattatgactggtgaacccatgcataccacatcaaaagaaaggatggcatcagaattaatgtttttgtaTGAACGCGTGTCCCAGCTATCACAAACTGCTTCGAAAGTACAGTGGCCATCATGCTTcgatttcagctatgttcagcccgttacacagcgctacagacgaaaaacagtaaaaaaagtgcctctgcaacaatccagtcaccacgaaaatatgaCAATTCGtgtgcccccaactatcaattactgcctcgtaAGTGTAGCGGctattacgcttcgctttcagctatgttcagcccgttacacagcattacaaacgaagaacaatgttagaatcatctctgtaatcagtccagtcaccatggaaaatacggagGATTCCCTTGGAAAtctttaggatcgtactgaaggcacttttgggcttggttatacctaaccaatactgccaaggtgtcaggatggagttgtgaagctagtttttgggtgaatgttttggctaggaaaacccaaatctccatgatccctaatgtagTACTGCATGGTACACTATGTCAGCCATACTACATTATAATTAAGTGTATATACAGCATTTATTGATGTGTTTTTTTTCAGAATCAGAGCCAAATACTAGCATATTCAAAGGAACATGATATTTGTGGAATATTCTTAATAGTGCTGTCTTGCATCTCCATGATTCTTACTCTGCCAATTGGTATCCATGCCTTTATTTGGTCATGTGCTGTAAGTATTAATTGTAGTGTGATGAAGCATTttgtagtgactgctctattagagtagtatgaATAAGTTTTATTGTGGCTAGCTATATAATAGAGTGTGCTGTGAATATTAAACAACCACGTATTATACCACGTCCACCTGAGCACTTGTTTATATTTAATAACTCTTGTGACATGGGCCAGTTGCCTAAACATTTAGTAACACCGTGAAGCTCTTTAAGCGCTGAAACTGTTTATccaaaaagcactttgatacaaGTAAGAACaggtgagttatgaggctttaaattatcccatacatttagtatggacgattcaggagtgcaaacatgtttacaattgGGAGCTGAACATATGTTCATCTCTATGATAGGACTGTTTtggtgggggctcaggtgaTGCGAATTGACTATTCATGTTGAAATAATTATAGTACTATGTAGTATCATAATAATATTGATGATAAActattaatcggatggctgcaggtttgaggctgcccaggtccagtcatggatttttctctcctttctccaccttttcaagcacactttctgtaacaactttagacaggctgtaggaccaggcgtcttacagaccttcagcatttgtgctgtaaagccttaacaagtaaataaataaataaactcaaTATACAATACTTAGTATTCAAATAGTTGAGTTTTGTAAAGAAATAGCTGATTCAGAATGTATACAAAATACTTAGACAAACAAGGATATTATAGTTGTTGGTTACTTATTAGATTACAATGTTGTCAAACTTTAATGTGTACAGTATAGAGTACATGTTTGTTATACTAATCTTAAATTCTTACAGGCGTACCATACTGATGATAAGAAAGAAAAGAACCGCTATAGAAGTATTTCTATTATTGTAAACATATTTTCCTGTTTGGCAATGCTTACAATAGTTATTGCAATTCCTATAGCAGTGATACGTGCTGCAGAACAAGATTAATACATAACCCTTTCTACTGTACAGCACTTAGTGGTAAAATAGTGATGTATCTTTTTATACCATTTTGTATGTgacaaaaatcattttatttaatatgtactgtacatgcataaatTATTTGTTGCTTCTATCAAATACATACTTGATGCAATCTCTCATGAGTCTTTCAGAAGGCATCAGAAAACCCTCGACATGCGTGGCACACTTCTTTAAAAAACTCTTCGTTTCTGATTGTTGATATAATTATGTGGAAAATACGTGCATAGTAAAAATATGAGTGCAATGAGGCATTTGTTAATCCTGTATATGCTTCAAGCTATGGTAGAATTCACTTATAGTTGCTTTGCAGTTACCTGCATGAGTTCCTGCCAAAAAATGATCAGAGACGTACTCATGTGTTTGTTAATGTTTCATGTTGTACATATGTTTGTGTGCCTGAATTGTCCATGCTAAAGTACCAGTATGAAATATTTTAAAGTCTCATAACTCACCTGTTCTTGCTTGTATCACTGAACAATTCTggcatttaaatggcttcatagtgctactaaatgtttgggcagctggttTATGTAACAAGAATTGTTAACAGCAAGCAAGGGCTCAGGTGTGGTTATGTTTATttaccatatgtgaccagattttacaaaaccgatccaaatcgcacatcaggcaaaatcaaactaacaactccagtggatagctacactatcatactagtagttttgacactcagtatcactcaaactactcgaggttgctttcaacagacgtcttttctgggtggtgtgtggAGCTGAATAGTGGTTTTAGGCCTTTTGAAGGACCtagcttggcaagaatcagttgtttactggtggacagcctgataacgttggccagacattttttctgtggattttgctacatatcaaccactaaagagccagcacagccctgtaatcccgactctggactccaatcttggtctgcctccattttgaggtctagcccttgcccaccctgccaccctCCACGCCGCCCCGCTGCCCTCCACGCCACCCCGCCGCCCTCCACGCCACcccgccaccctccacccctttgtgagcactcgtgatactacttcactcgtccaataggctccggcctattatgcccaaaattttacctattattttgagcattgctcaaaaattaagcctattatgctcaaaatgatacttttaaaatatttttaaattttattttaactgctttttaatgcaggcaaggcctgcattaaagGTCTGTGGGTACctggtgcccacagccagaaaaagtatacgtacaacttacatttataattgaatgtataaaattacaatcaaattaagttagctggctaaagttattacatacatttacatttgatatatagttaaactatcctataattttaaagCTTACatatgtatttaataataaacttacttacattaatatttattttaagagagagcaagAAAAAAGTTATTAATTACTGGGAGACTTGGAGTAAgtactacaagggcaaacaaagtgcagACCGTGAAGATTGTCAGAgtcaaaattgtttgtaaaatgctgccagaagatcttgagtaactgtgatttaatggtggaaaaaggttgatttaagtcaagtacAGGTAGACTGTTAtaggttcttggtaatctgttaaagtagagttgtttgttggatgatgtaaaATTATGTTGAAGCTTGTTGCTGGTTgaggatctggtaggattgcggcaaaagttgacatagttactgatattgaaataattagatggatgctggattgattttacAAAGAAGAGTATGTCATAAAGACCATAGGTGTACATCAGTGGTATTAAAGTGTATCAgcttttcctgactgctgtgttagagtaagtgactgc
This window encodes:
- the LOC136269337 gene encoding uncharacterized protein, translating into MANRETKTRKKLTYDVEEPPAYKDLYPQNVLIPASPPPYTASSTHSATSDQAIASSNATNVRVIIQPENSRSQQTSSRYQNQSQILAYSKEHDICGIFLIVLSCISMILTLPIGIHAFIWSCAAYHTDDKKEKNRYRSISIIVNIFSCLAMLTIVIAIPIAVIRAAEQD